A single genomic interval of Paenibacillus macerans harbors:
- a CDS encoding ABC transporter substrate-binding protein — MKNGFIHKAILVLFSGLLLAGCTGGPAKETKQVSNLKVMFWDESYFYQEYGDLFAMKYPNIDIEVVSSTDKIYRDSDQEDFDYDKAFAKFIEEEQPDVLLLNTNQYEKFASEGKLTELDPLIAKDKYDTETIFPGLMEILKEKGGGKLYGLSPTFYGSVLYYNADLFAKYGIEAPHDGMSWQEILDTARRFPTDGDEKSRVYGFGSDYGMSLENLASSISSTQGLNYINPDTMKLTLNTDSWKQVYKMAMDALDSKAVYNPDGEGFQGGTMEEYYQSQPFLMGRMAMTVDGTNLLQNLKDAQGQIKDYKPFQIGAVAGPVDPAEPDKSRSISMRDILAIRANSPNADAAWEFLKFVNGEEFAKIKSRTLNGGLMSRTGVQREYNGVSLDVFYKLKPKLDNDSDNYDKIPDSFHEKYYSLFSREIKLVQDKKKSIDEALQTVQDEGQAALDKAVQDEAAGKKDKPGAETDQAG, encoded by the coding sequence ATGAAGAACGGATTCATACATAAGGCGATATTGGTGCTGTTTAGCGGGCTGCTGCTTGCCGGCTGCACCGGCGGACCCGCCAAAGAGACCAAACAGGTCTCGAACTTGAAGGTGATGTTTTGGGATGAGAGTTATTTTTATCAGGAGTACGGCGATTTGTTTGCGATGAAATATCCGAATATCGATATTGAAGTCGTCTCATCAACGGACAAGATTTACCGGGACAGCGACCAGGAAGATTTTGACTATGACAAAGCGTTTGCCAAATTTATCGAAGAAGAGCAGCCGGACGTGCTGCTGTTGAATACGAATCAGTATGAAAAGTTCGCTTCCGAAGGCAAGCTGACGGAGCTTGATCCGCTGATCGCCAAGGATAAATACGATACCGAAACGATTTTTCCGGGACTTATGGAAATTCTGAAGGAAAAAGGCGGCGGGAAGCTGTACGGTTTATCCCCGACCTTTTACGGCTCGGTTTTGTACTATAATGCCGATTTGTTTGCCAAATACGGAATTGAGGCGCCGCACGACGGAATGAGCTGGCAGGAGATTCTCGACACGGCCCGCCGCTTCCCGACGGACGGGGACGAAAAGAGCCGCGTTTACGGTTTTGGTTCGGATTACGGCATGTCGCTGGAAAATTTGGCTTCCAGCATCTCATCTACCCAAGGCTTGAATTATATCAACCCTGACACGATGAAACTCACTCTAAATACCGATTCGTGGAAGCAAGTTTATAAGATGGCCATGGATGCCTTGGACTCCAAAGCGGTTTACAATCCGGATGGCGAGGGGTTCCAGGGGGGGACCATGGAAGAGTATTACCAAAGCCAGCCGTTCCTGATGGGGCGTATGGCCATGACGGTCGACGGCACCAATCTGCTGCAAAATCTGAAGGATGCCCAGGGACAGATTAAGGACTATAAGCCGTTCCAAATCGGTGCGGTTGCAGGGCCGGTAGATCCGGCCGAGCCTGATAAATCGCGGAGTATTTCCATGAGGGATATTTTGGCGATCCGGGCGAACTCGCCGAATGCCGATGCGGCGTGGGAATTTTTAAAGTTTGTAAACGGTGAAGAATTTGCGAAGATCAAGTCCAGAACCTTGAATGGCGGCTTGATGTCCCGCACGGGCGTGCAAAGGGAATACAACGGCGTAAGCCTTGATGTGTTTTATAAGCTGAAACCTAAATTGGATAACGACTCCGACAACTACGATAAAATCCCGGATAGTTTCCATGAGAAGTACTACTCCCTCTTTAGCCGGGAAATAAAGCTGGTTCAGGATAAAAAGAAATCCATCGACGAGGCGCTGCAGACCGTTCAAGACGAAGGCCAGGCGGCCCTGGATAAAGCGGTCCAAGATGAAGCGGCCGGCAAAAAGGACAAGCCTGGCGCGGAAACGGATCAGGCCGGTTAA
- a CDS encoding ABC transporter substrate-binding protein, producing the protein MKNGILNKVMLLLLSGLLLAGCTGGPAKETKQVSSLKVMFWDENFFYREYGDLFAMKHPNIDVEIVTTDRIYRDSDQEDFDRDKAFADFIEQEQPDVLLLDANEYEKLVSEGKLTELDPLIAKDKYDTETIFPGLMEILKEKGGGKLYGLSPTFYGSVIYYNADLFAKYGIEAPHDGMSWQEILDTARRFPTDGDEKTRVYGFGSDYGMSLDNLASSISYTQGLNYINTDTMKLTLNTDSWKQVYKMAMDALDSKAVYNPDGEGFQGGTMEEYYQSQPFMMGRMAMTVDSTYMLQNLKDAQDRIKDYKPFQIGAVAGPVDPAEPDKSRNISVSDIFSIRANSANADAAWEFIKFVNGDEFAKVKSRTLNGGMLSRMGVQKDFHGVNLDVFYKLKPKVDNDSDNYDKIPESFHDQYRTIFDREMKLMAEKKKSIGEALQVIQDEGQAALDKAVKEEAAGKKNKPAAEADQAG; encoded by the coding sequence ATGAAGAACGGAATTTTAAATAAGGTTATGCTGCTGCTTTTAAGCGGGCTGCTGCTTGCCGGTTGCACCGGCGGGCCCGCCAAAGAGACCAAACAGGTATCGAGCCTGAAGGTGATGTTTTGGGACGAGAATTTCTTTTACAGGGAGTACGGCGATTTGTTTGCGATGAAACATCCGAATATCGATGTGGAAATCGTCACAACGGACCGGATTTACCGGGACAGCGACCAGGAAGATTTCGACCGTGACAAAGCGTTTGCCGACTTTATCGAACAAGAACAACCGGACGTGCTGCTGTTGGATGCGAACGAGTATGAAAAACTCGTTTCCGAAGGCAAGCTGACGGAGCTTGATCCGCTGATCGCCAAGGATAAATACGATACCGAAACGATTTTCCCGGGACTCATGGAAATTCTGAAGGAGAAAGGCGGCGGCAAGCTGTACGGTTTATCTCCGACCTTCTATGGATCGGTCATTTACTACAACGCCGATTTGTTTGCCAAATACGGAATTGAGGCGCCGCACGACGGAATGAGCTGGCAGGAAATTCTCGACACGGCCCGCCGCTTCCCGACGGACGGGGACGAAAAGACCCGCGTTTACGGTTTCGGTTCGGATTACGGCATGTCGCTGGATAATTTGGCTTCGAGTATCTCATATACGCAAGGTTTGAATTACATCAACACCGATACGATGAAGCTCACTCTCAATACCGATTCGTGGAAGCAAGTTTATAAGATGGCCATGGATGCCTTGGACTCCAAAGCGGTTTACAATCCGGATGGCGAGGGGTTCCAGGGAGGGACCATGGAGGAGTATTACCAAAGCCAGCCATTTATGATGGGGCGGATGGCCATGACGGTCGACAGCACCTATATGCTGCAAAACCTGAAGGACGCCCAGGATCGGATTAAGGACTACAAGCCGTTCCAAATCGGTGCGGTTGCAGGGCCGGTAGATCCGGCGGAGCCCGACAAATCGCGGAACATCTCGGTGAGCGACATTTTTTCCATTCGGGCCAACTCGGCAAATGCCGATGCGGCTTGGGAATTTATTAAATTCGTGAACGGCGATGAATTTGCCAAGGTCAAGTCCAGAACTTTAAACGGCGGCATGTTGTCCCGAATGGGAGTGCAAAAGGATTTCCATGGCGTAAACCTCGACGTTTTCTACAAGCTGAAGCCTAAAGTGGACAACGACTCCGACAACTATGATAAAATCCCGGAAAGCTTCCATGATCAATACCGTACTATTTTTGACCGGGAAATGAAGCTGATGGCGGAGAAAAAGAAATCCATCGGCGAGGCGCTGCAGGTGATTCAGGACGAAGGCCAGGCGGCGCTGGATAAGGCCGTAAAGGAGGAAGCGGCCGGGAAGAAGAATAAGCCTGCCGCGGAAGCGGATCAGGCGGGCTAA
- a CDS encoding ABC transporter substrate-binding protein: MKNGILYKVMLVMICGLLFAGCAGGPAKQEAQTSTLKVMFWDESYFFSQYGDMFAMKNPNIEIEVANTQSIYNDEEKDYDKAFAKFVEKEQPDIILLNSNKNYEKFASEGKLMDLDTLIAKDKYDISTIYPALIDLLKEKGGGKLYGLASSFNVNAIYYNADLFAKYGVEPPHDGMTWQEIIDTARRFPTDGDKDSRIYGYGPRYGKAFDELASSIAMTQGLQVLNPDTKKMTINSDSWKKVFQLALDGVKSKAIYDPGEDGFQSGTMEEYYKSQPFLMGRMAMTIDGTNLLQNLKDAKNSVRDYKPFQIGIVAGPVDPALPDSTREVSYNEIFAIRSDSPNADAAWEFLKFINSEEYAKVKSRTLNNGLMSRMGVMKDYEGQSLDAFYKLKPADSSDGYMGISDAPNSFYGQFQQIKDRELDLVQKGSKSLDEALEKIQADGQVALDKAYQEEEAQKKKDGKDDISS, translated from the coding sequence ATGAAGAACGGAATATTATATAAGGTTATGCTGGTTATGATATGCGGACTGCTGTTCGCCGGGTGTGCCGGCGGCCCTGCCAAGCAGGAGGCGCAGACTTCTACGCTGAAGGTCATGTTCTGGGACGAAAGTTATTTTTTCAGCCAATATGGCGACATGTTTGCGATGAAGAATCCGAATATCGAAATTGAAGTAGCTAACACGCAAAGCATTTATAACGACGAGGAAAAGGACTACGACAAGGCGTTTGCCAAATTCGTGGAAAAGGAACAGCCGGATATCATACTGCTGAACTCCAACAAAAATTACGAAAAATTCGCATCCGAAGGCAAATTAATGGATTTGGATACGCTCATCGCCAAGGATAAATACGATATCTCGACGATTTATCCGGCGCTGATCGACCTGCTAAAGGAAAAAGGCGGCGGGAAGCTGTACGGGCTGGCTTCATCTTTTAATGTGAATGCAATTTATTATAATGCCGATCTGTTTGCTAAATATGGAGTTGAGCCGCCGCATGACGGGATGACCTGGCAGGAAATTATCGATACCGCCCGCCGTTTCCCCACGGATGGGGATAAGGACAGCCGGATTTACGGATACGGTCCTCGTTACGGGAAAGCTTTTGATGAATTGGCCTCTTCGATCGCCATGACACAAGGGTTGCAGGTGCTGAATCCGGATACGAAGAAAATGACGATCAATTCGGATTCCTGGAAAAAGGTTTTCCAACTGGCTCTGGATGGCGTAAAATCCAAGGCGATTTATGATCCGGGCGAAGACGGATTCCAGAGCGGGACGATGGAAGAATATTATAAGAGCCAGCCTTTCTTAATGGGACGTATGGCAATGACGATCGACGGCACCAATCTGCTGCAAAATCTGAAGGATGCCAAAAACAGCGTAAGGGATTATAAGCCGTTCCAAATCGGCATCGTGGCCGGTCCGGTGGACCCGGCGCTGCCTGACTCCACGCGGGAAGTCAGCTATAATGAAATTTTCGCGATCCGGTCCGATTCTCCAAACGCCGATGCGGCCTGGGAGTTTTTGAAATTCATCAACAGCGAAGAATATGCCAAAGTGAAATCAAGAACGTTGAATAACGGTCTCATGTCCCGGATGGGCGTGATGAAAGATTACGAGGGACAAAGCCTTGACGCTTTTTATAAGTTAAAACCTGCAGATAGCAGCGACGGATATATGGGGATCAGCGACGCTCCTAACAGCTTTTACGGACAATTCCAACAAATCAAGGATCGGGAACTGGATCTTGTCCAGAAGGGAAGCAAGTCGCTTGACGAGGCGCTGGAAAAGATCCAGGCGGATGGACAAGTAGCCTTGGATAAAGCGTACCAAGAGGAAGAGGCACAGAAGAAGAAGGACGGAAAAGACGATATCAGCTCATAA
- a CDS encoding CtsR family transcriptional regulator encodes MRNISDIIEKYLKSILHESPEGTIEIQRNDLADQFSCVPSQINYVISTRFTLEKGYLVESKRGGGGYVRIRRIELPGPTSLHTHLQQTIGDEIGQTAAEGLIYQLEEARFLSRREAALMRSAISRDVLAIKLPYRDQIRAKLMKAMLIALLS; translated from the coding sequence ATGCGTAATATCTCAGATATCATTGAAAAATATCTCAAGAGTATTTTGCATGAAAGTCCTGAAGGAACGATAGAAATTCAGCGTAACGATCTTGCCGACCAGTTTTCCTGCGTGCCGTCGCAGATCAATTACGTGATCAGCACACGGTTCACGCTGGAGAAAGGGTACCTTGTCGAAAGCAAGCGCGGCGGCGGCGGTTACGTGCGGATTCGGCGGATTGAGCTGCCGGGTCCAACCTCGCTGCACACCCACCTGCAGCAAACGATCGGGGACGAGATCGGGCAGACCGCGGCCGAAGGGCTCATTTATCAACTGGAAGAAGCCCGGTTCTTAAGCCGCCGGGAAGCGGCGCTGATGCGTTCCGCCATCTCCCGTGACGTCCTGGCGATCAAATTGCCGTACCGCGACCAGATTCGGGCAAAACTAATGAAAGCGATGCTGATTGCTTTGTTGAGTTAG
- a CDS encoding UvrB/UvrC motif-containing protein produces MQCQECGKRPATLHFTKIVNGEKTEFHICEACAREKGEMLPGTSGGFSIHNLLSGFLDLSPSSKGQISGTKSPESVRCEECGMTYSQFSKIGRFGCSSCYKYFNDRLDPLFKRVHGNTVHVGKVPKRTGGHIQVKRKLDDLRRELQYRILQEEFEEAAALRDQIRELEKNISAE; encoded by the coding sequence ATGCAATGTCAAGAATGCGGCAAGCGCCCGGCAACCCTGCATTTCACCAAAATCGTGAACGGGGAAAAGACGGAGTTTCACATTTGCGAGGCCTGCGCCCGTGAAAAAGGGGAGATGCTTCCGGGGACCTCGGGCGGTTTTTCGATCCACAACTTGCTGTCGGGTTTCCTGGATTTGAGCCCGTCAAGCAAAGGCCAGATTTCCGGAACCAAAAGTCCCGAAAGCGTACGCTGTGAAGAATGCGGCATGACCTACTCCCAGTTCAGCAAAATCGGCCGTTTCGGCTGCAGCTCTTGTTACAAATATTTTAACGACCGCCTGGACCCGCTCTTCAAGAGAGTTCACGGCAACACGGTCCATGTCGGGAAGGTGCCGAAGCGGACCGGCGGCCACATTCAAGTCAAACGCAAGCTCGACGATCTTCGACGCGAGCTGCAGTATCGGATCCTGCAGGAAGAATTCGAGGAAGCCGCAGCGCTGCGGGACCAGATCCGCGAGCTTGAGAAGAATATTTCCGCAGAGTAG
- a CDS encoding protein arginine kinase gives MSKLRFTEQPLSEWMRREGKQSDIVISSRVRIARNLQHQPFPMLATNQQSEEVLKQLQTVLSDERLKSYGKLHPVLLADLDELDKRVLVEKHLISPNLANESRSGAVFISEDESLSIMVNEEDHLRIQCLYPGFQVQEAWEKATAIDDIFEAHVDYAFDDRRGYLTSCPTNVGTGLRASVMMHLPALVLTQQISRILSAVSQVGLTVRGIYGEGSEATGNLFQISNQITLGQSEAEIIENLYGVVLQIIQHEKTAREKLIGESRLRMVDRVMRSYGILSHAAIIDSKEAAQRLSDVRLGVDLGLIDSVPTEVLNELNVLTQPGFLQKKFSGSMSPGERDMYRAKLIRERMGK, from the coding sequence GTGTCAAAACTCCGTTTTACAGAACAGCCGCTAAGCGAGTGGATGAGACGGGAGGGCAAACAGTCGGACATCGTCATCAGCAGCCGGGTGCGGATCGCCCGCAACCTCCAGCACCAGCCTTTCCCGATGCTGGCCACCAACCAGCAGTCGGAAGAGGTGCTGAAGCAGCTGCAGACCGTGCTGTCCGACGAGCGCTTGAAGTCCTACGGCAAGCTTCATCCGGTCCTGCTTGCGGACCTCGACGAGCTTGACAAACGGGTGTTGGTGGAAAAGCACCTGATCAGCCCCAACCTGGCGAACGAATCCAGAAGCGGGGCGGTGTTCATCAGTGAAGACGAAAGTCTCAGCATTATGGTGAACGAAGAAGACCACCTGCGAATCCAATGTTTGTATCCGGGATTCCAGGTGCAGGAGGCTTGGGAGAAAGCGACGGCGATCGACGATATTTTTGAAGCTCATGTCGATTACGCTTTTGACGATCGCCGCGGTTACTTAACCAGCTGCCCGACGAATGTCGGCACCGGCCTGCGGGCTTCGGTGATGATGCACCTTCCGGCATTGGTACTGACGCAGCAGATCAGCCGGATTTTGTCGGCGGTGTCGCAGGTGGGATTGACGGTGCGCGGCATCTACGGGGAAGGCAGCGAAGCGACGGGCAACTTGTTTCAAATCTCAAATCAGATTACACTAGGACAAAGCGAAGCGGAGATTATAGAAAATTTATACGGGGTTGTCCTGCAGATCATTCAGCATGAGAAAACGGCCAGAGAGAAGCTGATCGGGGAATCTCGGCTTCGGATGGTGGACCGGGTGATGCGCTCCTACGGGATTTTGTCGCACGCCGCCATCATCGATTCCAAAGAAGCCGCACAGCGGCTGTCCGACGTCCGGCTCGGCGTGGATCTCGGACTGATCGATTCGGTACCCACGGAGGTGCTGAACGAATTGAACGTGCTCACGCAGCCTGGTTTTTTGCAAAAGAAATTCAGCGGGAGCATGTCCCCGGGAGAAAGGGATATGTACCGCGCCAAACTCATTCGTGAACGAATGGGGAAATAA
- the clpC gene encoding ATP-dependent protease ATP-binding subunit ClpC, producing MMFGRFTERAQKVLALAQEEAVRLGHNNIGTEHVLLGLIREGEGIAAKALIGLGLGLEKIQDEVETLIGRGQEQPTNIAYTPRAKKVIELSMDEARKLGHTYVGTEHILLGLIREGEGVAARVLNNLGISLNKARQQVLQLLGSSEAVSSHHGAPANVNTPTLDSLARDLTASAKEGNLDPVIGRSKEIERVIQVLSRRTKNNPVLIGEPGVGKTAIAEGLAQKIINNEIPETLRDKRVMTLDMGSVVAGTKYRGEFEDRLKKIMDEIRQAGNIILFIDELHTLIGAGGAEGAIDASNILKPALARGELQCIGATTLDEYRKYIEKDAALERRFQPITVDQPSVEEAIQILHGLRDRYEAHHRVKITDEAIDQAVKLSDRYIQDRFLPDKAIDLIDEAGSRVRLNTYTVPPNLKQLESRLEDIRKEKDAAVQSQEFEKAAALRDTEQKIREELELTKNQWKEKQGRTDSEVTPEDIAQVVASWTGIPVNKLKEEETERLLNMESILHERVIGQDEAVKAVSRAIRRARAGLKDPKRPMGSFIFLGPTGVGKTELARALAEAMFGDENAVIRIDMSEYMEKHSTARLVGAPPGYVGYEEGGQLTEKVRRKPYSVVLLDEIEKAHPEVFNILLQVLEDGRLTDSKGRVVDFRNTLIILTSNVGAEAIKRNTRLGFTAVQDAGADYDNMKGKVMEELKKSFRPEFLNRIDEIIVFHSLEQEHIGQIVSLMSEELRKRLREYDVDFTLTDKAKEFLAKEGYDPAYGARPLRRAIQKHIEDRLSEELLTGNVKKGDSLTIDEQNGELTVERTGTFVKNA from the coding sequence ATGATGTTTGGAAGATTTACGGAACGCGCCCAGAAGGTGCTGGCCTTAGCCCAGGAAGAAGCCGTAAGGCTTGGACATAACAATATCGGCACGGAGCACGTGCTGCTTGGCCTCATTCGCGAAGGCGAAGGCATTGCCGCCAAGGCTTTGATCGGGCTCGGACTTGGCCTGGAGAAAATCCAGGACGAAGTTGAAACCTTGATCGGCCGCGGACAAGAGCAGCCCACCAATATCGCCTATACGCCGCGCGCCAAAAAAGTAATCGAACTGTCGATGGACGAAGCGCGCAAGCTGGGCCATACTTACGTCGGCACGGAGCATATTTTGCTCGGGTTGATTCGTGAAGGCGAAGGTGTCGCCGCGCGCGTACTGAACAACCTTGGCATCAGCCTGAATAAGGCGCGCCAGCAAGTGCTGCAATTGCTCGGCAGCAGCGAAGCCGTCTCCAGCCATCACGGCGCGCCGGCCAATGTCAATACGCCAACCCTGGACAGCTTGGCCCGCGATTTGACGGCCTCCGCCAAGGAAGGTAACCTTGATCCGGTCATCGGCCGCAGCAAGGAAATCGAACGGGTTATTCAGGTGCTCAGCCGCCGGACGAAAAACAACCCGGTCCTGATCGGGGAGCCGGGGGTCGGTAAAACGGCGATCGCCGAAGGGTTGGCGCAAAAAATCATCAACAACGAAATTCCCGAAACGCTGCGCGACAAACGCGTCATGACGCTCGATATGGGCTCCGTCGTAGCGGGAACCAAATATCGCGGCGAATTTGAAGACCGCCTGAAAAAAATCATGGACGAAATCCGCCAGGCCGGCAACATTATCCTGTTCATCGACGAGCTGCATACGTTGATCGGGGCCGGCGGCGCGGAAGGCGCGATCGACGCTTCGAACATCCTGAAGCCGGCGCTGGCCCGCGGCGAACTGCAGTGCATCGGGGCGACGACGCTCGATGAGTACCGCAAGTACATCGAAAAAGACGCCGCGCTGGAACGGCGCTTCCAACCGATTACGGTCGACCAGCCGTCGGTGGAAGAAGCGATCCAAATTCTGCACGGGCTGCGCGACCGCTATGAAGCGCATCACCGCGTGAAAATCACCGATGAAGCGATTGATCAAGCCGTTAAGCTGTCCGACCGCTATATCCAGGACCGCTTCCTGCCGGACAAAGCGATCGATCTTATCGATGAAGCCGGGTCCAGAGTAAGGCTCAACACCTATACGGTACCGCCGAATCTGAAGCAGCTGGAAAGCCGGCTCGAGGACATCCGCAAGGAGAAGGACGCGGCCGTGCAAAGCCAGGAATTCGAAAAAGCGGCGGCGCTTCGCGATACCGAACAGAAGATCCGCGAAGAGCTTGAGCTGACGAAAAACCAATGGAAAGAAAAACAAGGCCGCACCGATTCCGAAGTGACGCCGGAAGATATCGCCCAGGTCGTCGCCAGCTGGACGGGAATCCCCGTGAACAAGCTGAAGGAAGAGGAAACGGAACGCCTGCTCAATATGGAGAGTATTCTGCATGAGCGGGTGATCGGCCAGGATGAAGCGGTGAAAGCCGTGAGCCGGGCGATCCGCCGGGCCCGCGCAGGCCTTAAGGACCCGAAACGGCCGATGGGTTCGTTCATCTTCCTTGGCCCGACGGGCGTCGGGAAAACCGAGCTGGCCCGAGCGCTGGCCGAAGCGATGTTCGGCGACGAGAACGCGGTGATCCGCATCGATATGTCGGAGTACATGGAGAAACATTCGACCGCCCGCCTCGTCGGAGCGCCTCCGGGATATGTCGGCTATGAAGAAGGCGGCCAGCTGACCGAGAAGGTGCGCCGCAAACCGTATTCCGTCGTGTTGCTCGATGAAATCGAGAAAGCCCATCCGGAAGTGTTCAACATCCTGCTGCAGGTGCTGGAGGACGGCCGGTTGACCGACTCCAAAGGCCGGGTCGTCGACTTCCGCAACACGCTGATTATCCTGACTTCGAACGTGGGCGCCGAAGCGATCAAGCGCAATACGCGCCTCGGCTTCACGGCGGTGCAGGATGCGGGAGCGGATTACGACAACATGAAGGGCAAAGTGATGGAAGAGCTGAAGAAGAGCTTCCGTCCGGAGTTCCTGAACCGGATCGACGAGATTATCGTGTTCCACTCGCTGGAGCAAGAGCATATCGGTCAAATCGTCTCGCTTATGTCCGAGGAGCTGCGCAAGCGGCTGCGCGAATACGACGTTGACTTTACGCTGACCGATAAAGCGAAGGAGTTCCTGGCCAAAGAGGGCTACGATCCCGCCTACGGGGCGCGGCCGCTGCGCCGGGCGATCCAGAAGCACATCGAGGACCGCCTGTCTGAAGAGCTCTTAACCGGCAACGTCAAGAAAGGCGATTCGTTGACGATCGACGAACAGAACGGCGAATTGACCGTAGAGCGCACAGGAACTTTTGTCAAAAATGCGTAA
- the radA gene encoding DNA repair protein RadA → MVKVKTKFFCGECGYESPKWYGKCPGCGAWNSMVEETVKTVKTQGLNSGLFHAKEKPLSIINIESGKEPRIQTGIGELNRVLGGGVVPGSLVLVGGDPGIGKSTLLLQTSHELARSGLKVLYISGEESVRQTKLRAERLGALSPELFVLCESSMDGIEEAIESVAPDFLVIDSIQTVYLPEVTSAPGSVSQVRECTARFMRIAKGQGIATVLVGHVTKEGAIAGPRLLEHMVDCVLYFEGERHHSYRLLRAVKNRFGSTNEIGIFEMNESGLTEVANPSELFLSERPLGVAGSTVVASMEGTRPMLVELQALIAATHFPSPRRMATGVDHQRMNLILAVLEKRMGMFLQNQDAYVNLAGGAKLDEPAVDLAIAVSVASSFRDIPTKPYDVIFGEVGLTGEVRAVSRAEQRVKEAAKLGFKRVILPEKSMKGWKGPQGIELIGVNTVADALAVALD, encoded by the coding sequence ATGGTTAAAGTAAAAACAAAGTTTTTTTGCGGCGAATGCGGCTACGAATCGCCCAAATGGTACGGCAAGTGTCCGGGGTGCGGCGCGTGGAACTCAATGGTGGAGGAAACGGTGAAAACCGTCAAAACGCAAGGGCTGAATTCCGGGTTATTTCATGCGAAAGAAAAGCCGCTTTCGATCATAAATATAGAGAGCGGCAAGGAACCCCGGATTCAAACGGGAATCGGTGAGCTGAACCGGGTGCTTGGCGGGGGAGTTGTCCCCGGGTCGCTGGTGCTCGTCGGCGGAGACCCCGGAATCGGCAAATCGACGCTGCTGCTGCAAACGTCTCATGAATTGGCCCGGTCCGGGCTTAAAGTATTGTATATCTCGGGGGAGGAATCCGTACGCCAGACCAAACTGCGGGCGGAGCGTCTCGGCGCGCTTTCTCCCGAACTGTTCGTTTTGTGCGAAAGCAGCATGGACGGCATCGAAGAGGCGATCGAAAGCGTTGCGCCGGATTTTCTCGTCATCGACTCGATTCAGACGGTGTACCTGCCGGAAGTGACCAGCGCGCCGGGCAGCGTATCGCAGGTGCGGGAATGCACGGCCCGGTTCATGCGCATCGCCAAAGGGCAGGGAATCGCCACCGTGCTGGTCGGACACGTGACCAAGGAAGGCGCGATCGCCGGCCCGCGGCTGCTTGAGCATATGGTTGACTGCGTGCTTTATTTTGAAGGGGAACGGCATCACTCTTACCGCCTGCTGCGGGCGGTCAAAAACCGTTTTGGCTCGACCAACGAAATCGGCATTTTCGAGATGAATGAATCCGGCCTGACCGAGGTCGCCAACCCGTCGGAGCTGTTCCTGTCGGAACGGCCGCTTGGGGTGGCGGGCTCCACGGTCGTGGCCAGCATGGAGGGAACGCGGCCGATGCTGGTGGAACTGCAGGCCTTAATTGCGGCCACGCATTTTCCCTCCCCGCGCAGGATGGCGACCGGCGTGGATCATCAGCGCATGAACCTGATTCTAGCCGTGCTCGAAAAAAGAATGGGCATGTTCCTGCAAAATCAGGACGCCTACGTCAATCTGGCCGGCGGCGCCAAGCTGGATGAACCGGCGGTGGACCTGGCGATCGCCGTCAGCGTGGCGTCCAGCTTCCGCGATATACCGACCAAGCCGTACGACGTCATATTCGGAGAGGTGGGCTTGACCGGCGAGGTAAGGGCGGTGTCCCGGGCCGAGCAGCGGGTCAAGGAAGCAGCCAAACTGGGCTTTAAGCGGGTGATTTTGCCGGAGAAGAGCATGAAAGGATGGAAAGGACCGCAAGGAATCGAGTTGATTGGCGTAAATACCGTTGCAGATGCGCTAGCTGTTGCGTTAGATTAG